From Coffea arabica cultivar ET-39 chromosome 2e, Coffea Arabica ET-39 HiFi, whole genome shotgun sequence, the proteins below share one genomic window:
- the LOC140036404 gene encoding uncharacterized protein: protein MDEEITLGPRDAVPLASGNHEAIMIDVVTNNYRLKKVYVDQESAVDILFYRVFKEFGLEDGQLTPVRTLLVGFTGPPINPEGVITLMVTVGQAPKCRTIPVNFVVVKQQSPYNVFLGRPALNALRAIPSSLHLSVKFPTSGGIAEVHGDPKVARACYLAMLRGQEKVVAQTTSLEPYIPGEEA from the coding sequence ATGGACGAAGAGATCACCTTAGGACCAAGGGACGCGGTTCCCCTGGCGTCTGGGAACCACGAGGCCATCATGATAGACGTCGTGACCAATAACTACCGGTTGAAGAAAGTGTACGTCGACCAGGAGAGCGCAGTGGACATCCTGTTCTACCGGGTGTTCAAGGAGTTCGGCTTGGAGGACGGACAGCTAACCCCGGTTCGGACACTCCTGGTGGGTTTCACTGGACCGCCCATTAATCCGGAGGGGGTGATCACCCTGATGGTCACGGTAGGGCAGGCGCCCAAATGCCGGACCATTCCTGTCAACTTCGTGGTGGTCAAACAACAATCTCCGTACAACGTGTTCTTGGGACGGCCCGCTTTGAACGCCCTCCGGGCTATTCCTTCTTCGCTCCACCTGAGCGTCAAATTTCCCACTTCGGGAGGAATAGCCGAGGTGCATGGAGATCCGAAGGTGGCCAGAGCTTGCTACCTGGCCATGCTTCGGGGGCAGGAGAAGGTGGTCGCCCAGACGACCAGTTTGGAGCCTTACATCCCGGGGGAGGAGGCCTGA
- the LOC140036405 gene encoding uncharacterized protein yields MTDQPLRQILTKPEVSGRMTKWTVELAEHDIGYQPRTAIKAQALADFLSEGASLSVTEQSSMPEEARPEELWVLFVDGVSSKEGSGAGLLLISPTGEELTYALRFDFLASNNEAEYEALLTGLRIAHQMGITAIRVRSDSQLVVHQVRGEYEAKEDVMKKYLAEVRKTISLFDVFEIESVPRSQNKRADAPSKLASPRLPT; encoded by the coding sequence ATGACGGATCAACCCTTACGCCAGATACTCACAAAACCTGAGGTCTCGGGCAGAATGACCAAATGGACAGTCGAACTGGCCGAGCACGACATCGGCTATCAACCTCGCACCGCTATCAAAGCTCAGGCCCTGGCAGACTTCCTCTCCGAGGGAGCCAGTTTGTCCGTGACTGAGCAGAGCTCTATGCCCGAGGAGGCGCGGCCGGAAGAGCTGTGGGTACTATTTGTAGACGGGGTCTCAAGTAAGGAAGGGAGCGGAGCCGGCCTGCTACTCATCTCGCCCACCGGGGAGGAGTTGACCTACGCACTCAGATTTGATTTCCTGGCATCCAACAATGAGGCTGAGTATGAGGCCTTATTGACAGGATTGCGGATAGCCCACCAGATGGGTATAACCGCGATCAGGGTCCGGAGCGACTCTCAACTCGTAGTCCACCAGGTTCGCGGAGAGTACGAGGCCAAGGAGGACGTCATGAAAAAATACTTGGCCGAGGTACGGAAGACGATAAGCCTGTTTGATGTCTTCGAAATCGAGTCGGTTCCGAGATCACAGAACAAGCGGGCGGACGCCCCGTCGAAACTGGCGTCCCCTCGTTTGCCCACCTGA